Proteins encoded by one window of Candidatus Nomurabacteria bacterium:
- the ndk gene encoding nucleoside-diphosphate kinase, with amino-acid sequence MPRPNDEQSLIIIKPDTLQRNLVGEIISRFERKGLKVIGLKMMTVDDAVLKEHYAHIVDKPFFPGILNYMKSTPVVVVALSGINAISAIRLIVGPTRGYEAGAGTIRGDYSMSAQSNLVHASDTVEAGEIEIKRFFDSKELFDYKKIDIDFIYADHKDA; translated from the coding sequence ATGCCACGACCAAACGACGAGCAATCACTTATTATAATAAAACCTGATACCCTTCAGCGTAATCTTGTTGGAGAAATCATCTCTCGATTTGAACGTAAAGGCCTTAAGGTAATAGGGTTAAAAATGATGACCGTTGATGATGCGGTTCTCAAAGAGCACTACGCACATATAGTAGATAAGCCATTTTTCCCAGGAATATTGAATTACATGAAATCAACGCCTGTCGTCGTCGTGGCTCTTTCTGGTATTAATGCTATCTCCGCTATACGGCTTATTGTTGGGCCTACAAGAGGGTATGAAGCAGGTGCGGGGACAATCCGAGGCGATTACTCAATGAGTGCTCAATCAAATTTGGTGCACGCTTCTGACACTGTTGAAGCAGGTGAAATAGAAATTAAGCGTTTCTTTGACTCAAAAGAACTCTTTGATTACAAAAAAATTGATATTGATTTTATCTACGCAGATCACAAAGATGCATAA